In Gammaproteobacteria bacterium, one genomic interval encodes:
- a CDS encoding patatin-like phospholipase family protein — MFLFDHDEIVERLIKYPIFNKFSPHLLRELMSNSEIIEYPAGTILFHIHDPSDFVYYVIDGYVELFSSSSFEKKIASVRSGGMLGETSVLAGEPHGFSAKTIKLSQLIKIDKDVFLKFFQKDPEILMQLTQNVARRLRRMVMGLATERYPYKNIVLYNTCPMFQFEKVKSYFHTCAVQDKTHIYDKKIFEATQLDIIPFLFQCESKPGVNIFLAEPGENIWDKTVLLHAEYIYLVMTEGAWDAVPMNVVDGENSRPCDIVIWHEQPEPYTDTDRFYAKHSFKRHHHFNDEQKFYERLYRYMTGQAIGLVISAGGFRGYAHYGLIKAVLESGIPIDCIGGCSFGAAIGAGLAENFDWERFKGIYEKSIVKFKSKKSLNFTLPITSILSGKLPTNLLQEVYQERKIENLPINFFCITGNLSARQKEIKYSGKIWEWLRASIAVPGIFPPFEKNGNIYVDGAVCTSLPVQDMRSYLDGGGKIISLDVRLLLLLKDKHKYAFPPILSFKDVLTYKLGFSKKNYVLPSILDILLESSSIESYMSDKEGAKKADILIAPDTSSLSFSNPSIGDPQSLIAYTFAKEKLKEHQAIFERWL, encoded by the coding sequence ATGTTTCTATTCGATCATGACGAAATTGTTGAACGACTCATAAAATACCCCATTTTTAATAAGTTTTCGCCGCATTTGCTCAGAGAGCTGATGTCAAACTCTGAAATCATAGAGTATCCTGCGGGTACCATTTTGTTTCACATTCATGATCCTTCTGACTTTGTTTATTATGTTATAGACGGTTACGTTGAACTTTTTTCATCCAGCAGTTTTGAGAAAAAAATTGCCAGCGTTCGTAGCGGAGGCATGCTTGGAGAAACCAGCGTGCTTGCGGGAGAACCACACGGCTTCAGCGCAAAAACAATAAAACTGTCTCAACTTATAAAAATTGATAAAGACGTTTTTTTGAAATTTTTTCAAAAAGATCCTGAAATTTTAATGCAACTCACACAAAATGTAGCAAGGCGCCTTCGTCGCATGGTGATGGGATTAGCCACTGAACGTTATCCCTATAAAAATATCGTCTTATATAATACCTGCCCCATGTTTCAATTTGAAAAAGTGAAGAGCTATTTTCATACGTGCGCTGTTCAAGACAAAACACACATTTATGATAAAAAAATTTTTGAAGCTACGCAACTAGATATAATCCCCTTTCTTTTTCAATGCGAAAGCAAACCGGGCGTTAATATATTTCTAGCAGAACCTGGAGAAAATATTTGGGATAAAACCGTCTTATTGCATGCAGAATATATTTATTTGGTAATGACGGAAGGTGCTTGGGATGCGGTCCCCATGAATGTCGTAGATGGTGAAAATTCTCGTCCTTGCGATATTGTTATCTGGCATGAACAACCTGAGCCCTATACCGATACGGATCGATTCTATGCTAAACACTCTTTTAAAAGACATCATCACTTCAACGATGAACAGAAATTTTATGAACGGCTATACCGTTACATGACGGGTCAAGCCATTGGTTTAGTCATCAGCGCAGGTGGGTTTCGTGGCTATGCGCACTATGGCCTAATTAAAGCAGTATTGGAATCAGGAATTCCTATTGACTGCATTGGCGGCTGTAGTTTTGGCGCTGCAATAGGTGCAGGTTTAGCTGAGAATTTCGATTGGGAACGTTTTAAAGGTATTTATGAAAAATCTATTGTGAAATTTAAAAGCAAAAAATCCTTGAATTTTACTTTGCCCATTACTTCGATTTTAAGCGGTAAATTGCCGACTAACTTATTGCAAGAAGTCTACCAAGAACGCAAAATAGAAAATTTACCTATCAATTTTTTTTGCATTACAGGAAATCTATCTGCCAGGCAAAAAGAAATTAAGTATTCAGGGAAAATATGGGAATGGTTAAGAGCAAGTATCGCGGTTCCAGGCATCTTTCCACCTTTTGAAAAAAATGGGAATATTTATGTCGACGGCGCAGTTTGCACTTCTTTACCCGTACAAGACATGCGTAGCTATTTAGATGGCGGAGGAAAAATTATTAGCTTAGATGTTCGCTTACTTTTACTGCTTAAGGATAAACATAAATATGCGTTTCCGCCTATTTTATCCTTTAAAGATGTCTTAACCTATAAATTAGGTTTTTCTAAGAAAAACTACGTCCTCCCCAGCATTCTAGATATTTTGCTAGAGTCTTCCTCTATTGAATCATACATGTCTGATAAAGAAGGAGCGAAAAAAGCGGATATCCTTATTGCACCAGATACCTCTTCTTTAAGCTTTTCCAACCCATCGATAGGAG